One Haliaeetus albicilla chromosome 11, bHalAlb1.1, whole genome shotgun sequence genomic window carries:
- the RPS24 gene encoding small ribosomal subunit protein eS24 isoform X1: MNDTVTIRTRKFMTNRLLQRKQMVIDVLHPGKATVPKTEIREKLAKMYKTTPDVIFVFGFRTHFGGGKTTGFGMIYDSLDYAKKNEPKHRLARHGLYEKKKTSRKQRKERKNRMKKVRGTAKANVGAGKKK, translated from the exons ATG AATGACACAGTGACCATCAGAACCAGGAAGTTCATGACAAACAGGCTGCTTCAGCGCAAGCAGATG GTGATTGATGTTCTTCATCCTGGGAAGGCCACAGTCCCCAAAACAGAAATCAGGGAAAAGCTGGCAAAAATGTACAAGACAACTCCTGATGTAATTTTCGTCTTTGGCTTCAGAACTCACTTCGGTGGTGGCAagacaacaggttttggcatgaTCTATGATTCCCTGGactatgcaaagaaaaatgaacccAAACACAGGCTTGCCAGG CATGGCTTGTATGAAAAGAAGAAGACTTCTAGGAAGCAGCGAAAGGAGCGTAAGAACAGAATGAAGAAAGTCAGGGGTACAGCCAAGGCAAATGTTGGTGCCGGCAAGAAG AAATGA
- the RPS24 gene encoding small ribosomal subunit protein eS24 isoform X2, translated as MNDTVTIRTRKFMTNRLLQRKQMVIDVLHPGKATVPKTEIREKLAKMYKTTPDVIFVFGFRTHFGGGKTTGFGMIYDSLDYAKKNEPKHRLARHGLYEKKKTSRKQRKERKNRMKKVRGTAKANVGAGKK; from the exons ATG AATGACACAGTGACCATCAGAACCAGGAAGTTCATGACAAACAGGCTGCTTCAGCGCAAGCAGATG GTGATTGATGTTCTTCATCCTGGGAAGGCCACAGTCCCCAAAACAGAAATCAGGGAAAAGCTGGCAAAAATGTACAAGACAACTCCTGATGTAATTTTCGTCTTTGGCTTCAGAACTCACTTCGGTGGTGGCAagacaacaggttttggcatgaTCTATGATTCCCTGGactatgcaaagaaaaatgaacccAAACACAGGCTTGCCAGG CATGGCTTGTATGAAAAGAAGAAGACTTCTAGGAAGCAGCGAAAGGAGCGTAAGAACAGAATGAAGAAAGTCAGGGGTACAGCCAAGGCAAATGTTGGTGCCGGCAAGAAG taa